The Gadus macrocephalus chromosome 20, ASM3116895v1 genome includes a region encoding these proteins:
- the LOC132448858 gene encoding uncharacterized protein LOC132448858: protein MNSSGIYRKVREVIDVDSRYYLVGGDYPCSNPSLLVCPWSQDILSQLDVAHRSLFPAVLTTQLALDRKGVTFLKPRTSGNSSSYVQSAMEEAHSEEWARQTIRYLSDCERHKKMATFIPSAAVYLPPPTFRPLPLAQWFETVHSNDILSHLDEMKGVITSTYGRILKMDSTKKITKKLAGGIGDSAAWISNIGNEFGQVLNSVLTSGEGAGLEELCQGVVTRYKNAGQAEPEAIYVDRDCCSQSGVSSVAKLFHPWQSAVRLDSFHFMRRFNCGLTTEHHPLYGIFCAKLSSCIFAWDQEDVQRLKEAKRAEWKSSHSGHTPTEEQLMATISPGELKRHCRRRTRGVEEIRGMISGLLESVWELTDTTGLRLVSHDSMRHVWEVQQKHLECLQDPAGVALYTKVGTLQKGGKELDILRCGRGSSSLERTPTVGYSCVFTLQ from the exons ATGAACAGCTCCGGTATATATAGAAAGGTCAGGGAGGTGATTGATGTGGATAGCCGCTACTACCTAGTGGGAGGGGACTATCCGTGTTCGAACCCTTCACTCTTAGTCTGCCCATGGAGCCAGGATATTCTCTCCCAGTTGGATGTGGCACACAGGAGCCTGTTCCCCGCTGTCCTCACGACCCAGCTGGCTCTGGACAGGAAAGGTGTGACTTTCCTCAAGCCAAGGACCAGTGGAAACAGTTCCTCCTACGTCCAGTCTGCAATGGAAGAAGCGCACAGTGAGGAGTGGGCACGGCAGACCATCCGCTACCTCTCGGACTGTGAGCGCCACAAGAAGATGGCTACGTTCATCCCCTCTGCAGCTGTCTATCTTCCTCCACCAACCTTCAGGCCCCTTCCACTTGCTCAATGGTTTGAGACGGTCCACTCCAACGACATTCTCAGCCATCTGGATGAGATGAAGGGAGTGATCACTTCTACCTATGGTAGAATTCTGAAGATGGATTCAACAAAGAAG ATCACCAAGAAGCTGGCTGGCGGGATCGGGGACAGTGCTGCATGGATATCCAATATCGGAAACGAGTTTGGCCAGGTCCTGAACTCTGTTCTGACGTCGGGTGAAGGTGCAGGGTTGGAAGAGTTGTGCCAAGGCGTCGTCACTCGGTACAAGAATGCAGGCCAAGCTGAACCTGAGGCCATCTATGTCGACCGAGACTGCTGCAGCCAGTCAG GTGTGTCTTCAGTGGCTAAGCTGTTTCACCCATGGCAATCTGCAGTGCGCTTGGACAGCTTCCACTTTATGAGACGCTTTAACTGCGGCCTCACAACAGAACACCACCCTCTATATGGCATCTTTTGTGCCAAGCTTTCCTCCTGCATTTTTGCATGGGACCAGGAGGATGTGCAACGCCTGAAGGAGGCCAAGAGAGCAGAGTGGAAGAGCAGCCACAGCGGGCATACTCCCACTGAGGAACAGCTCATGGCCACCATCAGTCCAGGCGAACTGAAGAGGCACTGCAGGAGGAGGACCCGTGGAGTGGAGGAGATACGGGGCATGATCTCAGGGCTGCTGGAATCGGTGTGGGAGCTGACGGACACCACAGGGCTGCGTCTGGTGAGCCATGACAGCATGCGCCATGTCTGGGAAGTACAGCAGAAGCACCTGGAGTGCCTCCAAGACCCTGCAGGTGTTGCACTGTACACGAAGGTGGGGACACTCCAGAAGGGCGGCAAAGAGCTGGACATCCTAAGGTGTGGTAGGGGGTCCTCCTCCCTGGAGAGGACCCCCACTGTCGGGTATTCATGTGTATTCACTTTACAATAA